Proteins from one Spirochaetota bacterium genomic window:
- a CDS encoding YlbF family regulator — protein MEEILKKANELGLMIKGTEIYQRFEELTKKLEIDNEAKGILEEYAKVSEEMSKKEKEGGVIEVEEKQNLQDLVEKVSENQLIKEYIATQSYYLNMIMQIQNAISEPDGDAIQESKIIKPTGSGKIITDI, from the coding sequence ATGGAAGAAATTCTAAAAAAGGCTAACGAGCTTGGCTTAATGATCAAAGGTACGGAAATATATCAAAGATTTGAAGAGCTTACAAAGAAATTGGAAATAGATAATGAAGCCAAAGGCATTCTTGAAGAATATGCAAAGGTTAGTGAAGAGATGAGCAAAAAGGAGAAAGAGGGTGGTGTAATAGAAGTAGAGGAAAAACAGAACTTGCAGGATCTGGTTGAGAAGGTGTCCGAAAATCAGTTAATAAAGGAATATATTGCGACACAATCCTATTACCTGAATATGATAATGCAGATTCAGAATGCTATCAGTGAGCCGGATGGGGACGCTATTCAGGAATCTAAAATAATCAAACCGACCGGTTCTGGTAAAATAATAACTGATATTTAA
- a CDS encoding response regulator, with product MKMYTVSRASKYCNVSPDTILQWIEAGDINAETTVGGHRRINKEELDRFLREHQMPAAQYSAGEDTKKILVVDDDKIIVETIVQSLEEDEYDYELVSAADGFEAGIQEKRFKPDLIILDVMMPDINGYEVCKRIKSDPETKEIKIIVLSAYLNDESCKQMKDYGADACFAKPLPLSELKNEVAVLLKLKDKK from the coding sequence ATGAAAATGTATACTGTTTCACGTGCAAGCAAATACTGTAATGTCTCTCCTGATACCATTCTCCAATGGATCGAGGCTGGAGATATCAATGCTGAGACAACGGTAGGTGGTCATCGGCGAATAAATAAGGAGGAACTTGACCGCTTTTTAAGGGAACATCAGATGCCAGCAGCCCAATATTCTGCAGGGGAAGATACAAAGAAGATACTTGTTGTTGATGATGATAAAATTATTGTAGAGACAATTGTTCAATCATTAGAGGAAGATGAATATGATTATGAACTGGTGTCAGCTGCTGACGGTTTTGAGGCTGGAATCCAGGAGAAGCGTTTCAAACCAGACCTAATAATTTTAGATGTCATGATGCCGGATATCAATGGTTATGAGGTATGTAAGAGGATAAAATCAGATCCTGAGACTAAGGAAATTAAGATTATAGTTCTTTCTGCCTATCTGAATGATGAAAGCTGTAAACAAATGAAGGATTACGGAGCAGACGCCTGTTTTGCAAAGCCGCTTCCCTTATCTGAGCTAAAGAATGAGGTCGCGGTGCTATTGAAATTGAAAGATAAAAAGTAG
- a CDS encoding carbon-nitrogen hydrolase family protein encodes MKVAVIQLNSGPIKKKNIAQSIDFILSAIKHKAEFILLPEVFNYRGRMTNIENIHCIAEPIPGDSIIPFKEIARQNKVYILAGSIYERVKSSKKTYNTSVLINDKGIIQATYRKIHLFDAVVNNRIIKESNSFLRGEQPTITSIKGIKAGLSICYDVRFPELYNNYSSKGVSLLCIPSNFTKQTGQAHWEILLRARAIENLCFVLAPNQTGKDERGTAAYGNSMIIDPWGKILSRGSGQREEIIYSDIDILSIKEYRKMMPTLKHKVLLSSVVTK; translated from the coding sequence ATGAAGGTTGCTGTAATTCAGTTAAACTCAGGTCCAATTAAGAAAAAGAACATTGCTCAGTCTATAGATTTTATACTGAGTGCTATTAAACATAAAGCTGAATTTATTTTGCTTCCAGAGGTTTTTAATTACAGGGGAAGGATGACTAATATTGAAAATATCCATTGCATTGCTGAACCAATTCCAGGAGACTCGATTATCCCCTTTAAGGAAATAGCCAGACAGAACAAGGTATATATTCTCGCTGGTTCAATCTATGAACGTGTGAAATCGTCTAAAAAGACTTATAACACCTCAGTCCTCATAAATGACAAGGGAATAATTCAAGCAACCTATCGAAAAATTCATCTCTTCGATGCGGTAGTCAATAACAGGATTATTAAAGAATCAAATTCATTTTTAAGAGGAGAACAGCCTACCATTACTTCTATTAAAGGGATTAAAGCAGGTTTATCGATCTGTTATGATGTACGTTTTCCTGAACTATATAATAACTATTCGTCCAAAGGGGTTTCCCTATTATGCATTCCTTCCAACTTCACAAAGCAGACCGGCCAAGCTCATTGGGAAATACTCTTAAGGGCTCGCGCAATTGAAAACCTGTGCTTTGTGTTGGCTCCCAATCAAACAGGAAAGGATGAACGCGGCACCGCTGCTTATGGCAACAGCATGATTATTGATCCCTGGGGTAAAATACTATCCCGTGGATCAGGACAAAGAGAAGAGATTATCTATTCCGATATAGATATATTATCTATAAAAGAGTATAGAAAAATGATGCCAACTTTGAAACATAAGGTCTTGTTGTCATCTGTAGTCACGAAGTAG
- a CDS encoding methylenetetrahydrofolate reductase codes for MDLQESLKKNRFVVTSEIMPPIGSDIEELYDNIHKIRGRLDGVTVPEFEVEGVVADSISTCNILKENRFDPILQTTCREKNRLDIQSNLIKAYEQGVKNILAFTEDYRITGDSLQEIMFFHVDAGKLFSVVDSLKEGQDVAGREIENRAEFFVGSGVDAGVGNNVPDLELKEMEEMVKLGAGYFLSTPVFDVDKFQKFMKRVESFGIPVIAEVILLKTATTAHFINRHLKQGIVPDYIIQKLAKAPQKEKASIEIFTDIIKGLKDICQGVHLIPLGWEKNIPKFLDAAKL; via the coding sequence ATGGACTTACAGGAATCATTAAAAAAGAATAGATTTGTGGTTACCTCTGAAATTATGCCACCAATTGGCAGCGATATAGAAGAACTCTACGATAACATCCATAAGATTAGGGGAAGGCTAGATGGAGTAACAGTCCCTGAATTTGAGGTTGAAGGAGTAGTTGCAGATTCTATTTCAACATGCAATATATTAAAGGAGAACAGATTTGATCCCATCCTTCAAACGACATGTAGGGAAAAGAATAGATTGGATATTCAATCAAATTTAATTAAGGCCTATGAGCAGGGGGTAAAAAACATACTTGCCTTTACTGAGGACTATCGCATTACAGGGGACAGCCTACAGGAAATAATGTTTTTTCACGTTGATGCTGGCAAACTCTTCTCTGTAGTTGATAGCCTGAAGGAAGGGCAGGATGTGGCGGGAAGGGAGATTGAAAATCGAGCAGAGTTCTTCGTTGGGTCTGGTGTTGATGCTGGCGTAGGTAATAATGTGCCTGATCTTGAGTTAAAAGAGATGGAGGAGATGGTTAAACTTGGCGCAGGGTATTTTCTGAGCACGCCAGTTTTTGATGTGGATAAATTCCAGAAATTTATGAAAAGGGTGGAATCCTTTGGCATTCCTGTAATAGCTGAAGTGATTTTATTGAAAACCGCAACTACTGCACATTTTATAAACAGGCATCTAAAACAAGGTATTGTGCCGGATTATATTATTCAAAAATTAGCCAAAGCTCCACAAAAGGAGAAGGCAAGCATCGAGATCTTCACGGATATTATAAAGGGCCTAAAGGACATCTGCCAGGGAGTGCATCTCATACCACTTGGATGGGAGAAGAATATACCAAAATTTTTGGATGCTGCTAAGTTGTGA
- a CDS encoding diguanylate cyclase, protein MELSGKTINQRYRIVEKIDEDLLSIYWRATMVSSNDEVAIRLLKHVNSTYRVEDLIRLKKEIEIISKIDHPCITKIIDIDEYTESPDSVNYTFIVTESIQGISLYSYLIKNAMLTDPFEALEEDKALEIIANISEALQIVHENGIVHRDLNPENIWLIPGNGHISQIKISGFGLMELKELSKIKRSEDIITTFSYMSPEASGIVNKKIDERSDLYSLGVLFYQLLTGKLPFIGNDVNTILHKHIAMEPSSPSMINRKISHELDAIISKLLKKDQDERYQSAMGLLVDIHKVWYGERGFELGTADRRLRLSFQTGLIGRDKELTLLKELYNNASESKGSICLIGGEAGSGKTRLVEELRGEVFDKGGIFISGKCFAGRNKMPYQVFHDALNEYLDSYNKLNDRIKIEIRDGIRGVTGELGEIILNLNPSMQNILGDVKPIIRLDGDIENERFMNVASNLFCSLGIDGTPIVLFLDDLHWADESSLLLLIEIADKIKRSPLLILGTYRDNEISEKHGLNRIIKDFHGISKVKVNLFDSLQLESLVTSILGIKGSDLPHEVIDYIFEKSKGNPFFGIELLRQLLDEEVIIRGITDWTIDNDKIEMIEVPDSVIEIVLKRIKLLGEEERDLIAYGAIIGSKFDIDLLFKLSEINQERILTIIDKAIDLQLLEKSPFDQRKLLFVHDRVRDAFCHELSTERERMIHLKIAQALEVQGRNDDVIFSLARHYTEAEEHDKSLKYLIPAGNIAKERYANEEAIRYYRLALKLLEEKCQDGINEWVETSNNLGEVFSTIGNYDEAIEIFNRLLPYTDTPNSKANIYNQINRAYFKKGNSKECEEFGREGLRLLDEYLPVNTFLVIVSIIKEFLIHLFFSLFPGLYNRNKENPQLERDRLIINIYHSLNWSYALNDVLKFVRSILRMLNVSMSRIGKSKELGLSMGGFASLCMVIGLFKRSIEYNVRSLKLKEELSDQWGIAQSLQFMGFCYQWMGEYIKSIDCFNKSITKFEIMGDSREIVMSINCLISNYIYLCDIDRATALIDQYIEIIEKSNDDFQICFIRWINSELYFKKGDYEESERWGIRCCNHSFDKELWVVYCRAKISLCDLFLEKGDIKTAFKHVKEAKEIYKRNNLPREYTISLYTYLAEITIADYLSNEGITSGQRKSYLRRIKKICKGSLLKTRRWPNHYGIALRVYGKYYALIGKNRKAEALFIQAIDHEKRLGRRYELAKNYYEYGLYFNNKGNPESARTNWQKAYTLFKEIDSKIYLQRISNLLGITDGEDSYKDRFLDKRRLSSIITVSQQISSILNIKELLESIVANAIEVAGAMRGFLFIYDEESNYLELRASKSVEQGKIESDELLYSKEIVDDVYNKGQIIMTQDAMEDDSFTKYRDLESKDLRSILCMPINHRDKRIGVFYLDNRLSKSVFDENDIELLGVFISQAAISIENASLYSNLEKKVKDRTEQLQALNKELEEKSRFFYEFAQRDSLTGLLNHSAVHERLRETFNESQRHKFPMSVVMIDIDYFKEFNDNYGHQAGDEILIKVSMIFKAGLLGSEIKGKFAQEEYDSLKEELRKYDIAGRYGGDEFILVLPYCGERETLIVSERLRKKVEAIRLSQIDEACITSTLGVAILDEKTSCNDSTELVSLADKALYEAKMKGRNQICLKKYE, encoded by the coding sequence ATGGAACTTTCTGGCAAAACAATAAATCAACGTTATAGAATAGTTGAAAAGATCGATGAGGACCTCCTCAGCATCTATTGGAGGGCAACAATGGTCTCCTCCAATGATGAGGTTGCCATAAGATTATTAAAACACGTAAATTCGACATATAGAGTTGAAGACCTCATCCGATTAAAAAAGGAAATAGAAATTATTTCCAAGATTGACCATCCCTGTATCACTAAAATTATCGATATAGATGAATATACAGAATCTCCCGATAGTGTAAACTATACCTTTATAGTAACAGAGTCCATTCAAGGTATAAGCTTATATAGTTATTTAATAAAAAACGCAATGCTCACTGATCCTTTTGAAGCGCTTGAAGAGGATAAGGCATTGGAAATAATAGCAAATATCAGCGAAGCTCTTCAGATTGTTCATGAAAATGGCATAGTGCACAGGGATTTAAATCCTGAGAACATCTGGTTAATTCCAGGAAATGGGCATATTTCTCAGATTAAGATTTCTGGATTCGGGTTGATGGAACTAAAGGAATTATCAAAGATAAAGAGGTCTGAGGATATAATTACTACCTTTAGTTATATGTCTCCTGAAGCAAGCGGGATAGTGAACAAGAAGATAGATGAACGAAGCGATCTCTATTCTCTGGGTGTATTATTTTATCAACTATTGACAGGCAAACTCCCCTTTATCGGAAATGATGTGAACACAATCTTGCATAAGCATATTGCAATGGAGCCGTCTTCTCCTTCCATGATTAATAGAAAAATTTCTCATGAGCTTGATGCAATAATATCAAAGCTTTTGAAAAAGGATCAGGATGAACGATATCAGAGCGCCATGGGGCTACTGGTTGATATACACAAGGTCTGGTATGGCGAAAGAGGGTTTGAGCTTGGCACAGCGGATAGAAGACTTCGATTGAGTTTTCAAACTGGGTTAATTGGTAGAGATAAGGAATTAACCTTATTAAAGGAGTTATACAATAACGCGAGTGAATCTAAAGGGAGCATCTGCCTCATAGGTGGAGAAGCAGGAAGTGGAAAGACTAGATTGGTGGAGGAATTAAGGGGAGAGGTCTTTGATAAGGGTGGAATATTTATTTCAGGGAAATGTTTTGCAGGAAGAAACAAAATGCCATATCAGGTCTTTCATGATGCATTGAATGAATATCTGGATTCCTATAATAAACTAAATGATAGGATCAAGATAGAAATAAGAGATGGGATAAGAGGGGTTACAGGCGAGCTTGGGGAGATTATTCTAAATCTCAATCCATCTATGCAGAATATCCTGGGGGATGTAAAACCCATTATTAGATTGGATGGCGACATTGAGAATGAAAGGTTTATGAATGTAGCATCAAATTTGTTTTGTTCATTAGGAATAGATGGAACGCCAATAGTATTATTTCTGGATGATTTACATTGGGCAGATGAGAGTAGTTTATTATTACTTATAGAGATTGCTGATAAGATTAAAAGATCTCCATTACTCATTTTAGGGACTTACAGGGACAATGAAATATCAGAAAAACACGGATTAAATAGAATTATAAAAGATTTTCATGGAATATCAAAGGTAAAGGTGAACCTGTTCGATTCACTGCAATTAGAGAGTCTTGTGACAAGCATTCTTGGTATAAAGGGATCGGATCTTCCACATGAAGTGATTGATTATATTTTTGAGAAGAGTAAAGGAAATCCTTTTTTTGGCATTGAATTATTAAGACAATTATTGGACGAGGAAGTTATAATCCGTGGAATTACAGATTGGACAATTGATAATGACAAGATTGAAATGATTGAAGTTCCTGACTCAGTAATTGAGATAGTTTTAAAGAGGATCAAGTTATTGGGAGAGGAGGAGAGGGATTTAATAGCATATGGCGCAATTATTGGTTCAAAATTTGATATCGATTTATTATTTAAACTTAGTGAGATTAATCAGGAGAGAATTTTAACTATTATTGATAAGGCTATAGATTTACAATTATTGGAGAAGAGCCCCTTTGATCAGAGGAAGTTGCTCTTTGTTCATGACAGGGTACGTGATGCCTTTTGTCATGAGTTAAGTACAGAAAGGGAAAGGATGATTCATCTTAAAATTGCACAAGCATTAGAGGTTCAAGGTAGAAATGATGATGTAATATTTTCTTTAGCGCGTCATTATACTGAGGCTGAGGAGCATGATAAATCGCTCAAATATCTAATTCCTGCAGGTAATATTGCGAAAGAGAGGTATGCTAATGAAGAAGCAATAAGATATTATAGATTAGCGTTAAAATTATTAGAAGAAAAATGCCAGGATGGCATCAATGAATGGGTAGAGACTAGTAACAATTTGGGTGAGGTCTTTTCTACGATTGGTAATTATGATGAAGCGATAGAGATCTTTAATAGGTTACTTCCATATACGGATACTCCAAATAGTAAGGCCAATATTTATAATCAAATTAACAGGGCCTATTTTAAAAAGGGTAATTCGAAAGAGTGTGAAGAATTTGGGAGAGAGGGATTACGGTTATTAGATGAATATTTGCCAGTGAACACATTTCTGGTAATTGTTAGTATTATAAAAGAATTTTTAATACATCTATTCTTTAGTCTGTTCCCAGGATTATATAATCGCAATAAAGAGAATCCTCAACTCGAGAGGGATAGACTAATAATAAATATTTATCATTCTTTAAATTGGTCATATGCTCTTAATGATGTTTTAAAATTTGTCAGATCTATCTTAAGAATGCTTAATGTATCTATGAGCAGAATAGGGAAATCCAAGGAACTTGGGTTAAGTATGGGAGGCTTTGCTAGCCTATGCATGGTAATAGGCTTATTTAAAAGATCTATAGAGTACAATGTAAGAAGTCTTAAACTCAAGGAAGAATTAAGCGATCAGTGGGGTATTGCACAGTCTCTTCAGTTTATGGGATTTTGTTATCAATGGATGGGTGAATACATAAAGAGTATTGATTGCTTCAATAAGAGTATAACTAAATTTGAGATAATGGGCGATAGCCGAGAAATCGTGATGTCAATTAATTGTCTGATCAGTAATTATATTTATCTTTGTGATATTGATCGAGCTACAGCATTAATTGATCAATATATCGAGATTATAGAAAAGTCAAATGATGATTTTCAAATATGTTTTATCCGATGGATCAATTCTGAGTTATATTTTAAAAAGGGTGATTATGAAGAGAGTGAAAGATGGGGAATTAGATGCTGTAATCACAGTTTTGATAAAGAATTATGGGTGGTATATTGCAGAGCAAAAATATCCCTATGTGACCTGTTTTTAGAAAAAGGGGATATAAAAACAGCTTTTAAGCATGTAAAAGAAGCAAAGGAGATTTATAAAAGGAATAATCTACCTAGGGAGTATACCATTTCTTTATATACATATTTGGCGGAGATTACTATTGCTGATTATTTGAGTAATGAGGGAATTACATCAGGTCAAAGGAAATCATACTTAAGAAGGATAAAAAAGATATGCAAAGGAAGTTTACTAAAAACCAGAAGATGGCCGAATCATTATGGGATTGCTCTGAGAGTATACGGTAAGTATTATGCCTTAATTGGCAAAAACAGAAAAGCAGAGGCGCTATTTATACAAGCAATAGATCATGAGAAACGACTTGGAAGGCGTTATGAATTGGCAAAAAATTATTATGAGTATGGATTATATTTTAATAATAAAGGCAATCCTGAGTCTGCAAGGACAAATTGGCAAAAGGCTTATACCCTATTTAAGGAAATAGATTCCAAGATATATTTACAACGGATTTCTAATCTTCTCGGTATTACAGATGGTGAGGATTCCTATAAGGATAGATTTCTTGATAAAAGAAGATTGTCATCAATTATAACTGTAAGTCAGCAGATAAGTTCAATCCTAAACATCAAGGAATTATTAGAGAGTATTGTTGCTAATGCAATTGAAGTTGCTGGCGCGATGAGAGGCTTTCTGTTCATTTATGATGAAGAGAGCAATTATCTGGAGTTACGAGCATCTAAAAGTGTGGAACAAGGGAAGATAGAATCAGATGAGTTGTTATACTCTAAGGAAATTGTTGATGATGTCTATAATAAAGGCCAAATTATAATGACTCAAGATGCAATGGAGGATGATTCTTTTACTAAATATAGGGATTTGGAATCAAAAGATTTAAGATCAATTCTATGTATGCCCATTAACCATCGTGACAAGAGAATAGGGGTTTTTTATTTAGACAATCGTTTATCGAAATCTGTCTTTGATGAAAATGACATTGAGCTTTTAGGCGTATTCATCTCCCAGGCTGCTATATCAATCGAAAACGCCAGTCTATATTCGAATCTTGAAAAAAAGGTTAAAGATAGGACTGAGCAACTTCAAGCGCTAAACAAAGAGTTGGAAGAGAAGAGTCGATTTTTTTATGAATTTGCACAGCGAGACAGTTTAACGGGTTTATTGAACCATAGCGCGGTTCATGAGAGGCTGAGGGAAACCTTTAATGAGTCGCAACGTCACAAATTCCCGATGAGTGTTGTAATGATTGATATAGATTATTTTAAAGAATTTAATGATAATTACGGCCATCAAGCTGGCGATGAAATTCTTATCAAGGTATCCATGATTTTTAAGGCAGGATTGTTGGGTAGTGAAATTAAAGGTAAATTTGCACAAGAGGAGTATGATTCCCTGAAAGAGGAATTAAGAAAGTATGATATTGCTGGTAGATATGGCGGTGATGAATTTATTCTTGTTTTACCCTATTGTGGGGAAAGGGAGACACTAATTGTTTCTGAAAGGCTGCGTAAAAAGGTTGAAGCCATTAGGCTATCCCAAATAGATGAGGCATGTATCACTTCCACACTGGGTGTTGCTATTTTGGATGAGAAAACATCCTGTAATGACAGTACGGAGCTGGTTAGCCTGGCTGATAAGGCCCTTTATGAAGCAAAGATGAAGGGTAGAAATCAGATTTGTTTAAAGAAATATGAATGA
- a CDS encoding PAS domain S-box protein, with amino-acid sequence MSRKKLSSSEERYRDLFERVGHGLIISTREGSVVDCNQALLNMLGYDTKEEFLSIDIEKDLYEDPEDRKKFQREIEEQGYVMDYELNFRTKGGDKVSALMTGNSRFNNRGQIIGYQGLIIDITERKTMEKRVREATRRFQKIAEMGDDGIIVFDENYRIEFANTMATDITGFQAEKLIGMDFNLLLNKTERKFLADMHSEVGEDENRRVCVEMEMNTATGKSKEVEVCITIAKGEEGGVKTYAYTRDITHRKKMEREIREVNQFLSKLIESSLDSIIVTDMEGNILIFNKGAEELLGYRADEVIGRMNIRNIYPPGVAREVMQKMRSEDYGGIGRLKFLPMIHKNKWGEMIDGNLSASIIYDDKGNEIATVGIFVDLRPRIKMEKQLRDIQLQLLQSEKLAAMGRLTSQIAHELNNPIYGIMNTLELLKTEIQPNSKRRKILDMSLSETERVSEMLRNMLSFSKPQEEEKRNIDINKLLEDILLILEKQLWESNIEIKTNLNQKLTPIPASPNQIRQVILNIITNAKDAMPNGGELSLETLADKNLVIINIQDTGVGIPLAIRDKIFDAFFTTKQEVKGVGLGLSVCYGIIKDHGGDINVKSEVGNGSTFSVVLPIYPLSHIE; translated from the coding sequence AGTTTCTATCCATAGATATTGAAAAAGATCTATATGAGGATCCTGAGGACAGGAAAAAATTCCAGCGTGAGATTGAGGAACAGGGTTATGTAATGGATTATGAGTTAAATTTTAGGACCAAGGGGGGAGATAAAGTTTCAGCATTAATGACAGGTAATTCACGATTTAATAATCGGGGACAGATAATAGGATACCAGGGATTGATAATTGATATTACTGAGCGGAAGACAATGGAAAAGAGGGTGCGAGAAGCCACCAGGAGGTTTCAGAAGATTGCTGAAATGGGGGATGATGGAATAATTGTGTTTGATGAAAACTATAGGATTGAGTTTGCTAACACAATGGCTACGGATATTACCGGATTTCAGGCGGAGAAACTAATTGGAATGGACTTCAACCTTTTGTTAAATAAAACAGAGAGGAAATTTCTAGCTGATATGCATTCAGAGGTTGGAGAGGATGAGAATAGAAGGGTATGTGTTGAAATGGAGATGAATACTGCCACAGGTAAAAGCAAGGAGGTTGAGGTCTGCATCACAATAGCCAAAGGAGAAGAGGGGGGTGTAAAGACCTATGCATATACAAGGGATATTACACATAGAAAAAAGATGGAGAGGGAAATCCGAGAGGTGAATCAATTTCTATCTAAGTTGATTGAGAGTTCATTAGATTCAATTATTGTGACTGATATGGAAGGTAATATTCTCATCTTTAACAAGGGGGCAGAGGAGCTTTTGGGATACAGAGCGGACGAAGTGATAGGTAGAATGAACATCAGGAATATTTATCCTCCTGGTGTTGCGAGGGAGGTAATGCAAAAGATGAGAAGTGAGGATTATGGGGGAATCGGTAGGCTCAAATTTCTCCCAATGATACATAAAAACAAGTGGGGAGAGATGATTGATGGCAACCTATCAGCATCGATCATCTATGATGATAAGGGGAATGAGATAGCAACCGTAGGAATTTTTGTAGATTTGAGGCCTAGAATTAAAATGGAAAAGCAGTTGCGCGACATACAGCTTCAATTGTTGCAATCAGAAAAACTGGCAGCCATGGGAAGACTTACTTCTCAGATAGCTCATGAGTTAAATAATCCTATCTATGGGATTATGAATACCCTAGAGCTTTTGAAAACTGAAATTCAACCCAATAGCAAGAGAAGAAAAATTCTTGATATGTCACTCTCTGAAACTGAGAGGGTATCTGAGATGTTGCGAAATATGTTAAGTTTCTCCAAACCCCAAGAGGAGGAGAAAAGGAATATTGATATAAATAAATTACTTGAGGATATATTGCTCATCCTTGAAAAGCAGCTATGGGAGTCAAACATTGAAATAAAGACTAACCTCAACCAAAAGCTAACACCTATTCCAGCTTCCCCCAACCAAATAAGACAAGTAATCCTTAATATCATTACCAATGCCAAGGATGCTATGCCAAATGGAGGGGAACTGAGCCTAGAAACATTGGCTGACAAAAACCTTGTGATAATAAATATACAGGATACCGGCGTTGGCATTCCACTCGCAATAAGAGATAAAATATTCGACGCCTTTTTTACTACAAAGCAGGAGGTAAAGGGTGTAGGTTTAGGACTATCAGTCTGTTATGGCATAATTAAGGATCATGGCGGGGATATCAATGTTAAAAGTGAGGTTGGCAATGGTTCTACATTTTCTGTTGTCCTTCCTATATATCCACTATCCCACATTGAATAA
- a CDS encoding dicarboxylate/amino acid:cation symporter, with product MEKSISLNKQILIGTAIGIIIGYILNIIGTDTSSASSILYFADIIGSLFISILKMILIPLVFTSITVGIANLQAHSQMNRIWKLALIYFLSTTSLSIIVGLVIVNVFKPGQGLEITLFQDAMDSFEIQSMGLSEFIKTFIAGLFINPIKAMAEAKILPTVIFAIFFGIAVIISGEKANRVKELLIELFEIVMLLVTWIMKIAPLGIMALLIKLVAIQDIEVLSQLGIFISVVLLGTLFHGIIDLPILLKVFTGIGPKRLFAGISKALITAFSTSSSSATLPITMECVEKNLEVDKDIAGFVLPLGATANMDGTALYEAMAALFIANIVGIDLNVVQQIVVFFMAIIAAVGAPGIPSAGMVTMVMVLQSVGLPAEGIAILLPIDRFLDAFRTTVNVEGDAIGSCIISTIIMKSKE from the coding sequence TTGGAAAAATCAATTTCACTTAATAAACAAATATTAATAGGTACAGCGATTGGAATTATCATAGGATATATTCTAAATATTATTGGGACTGATACAAGTAGTGCTTCAAGCATTCTTTACTTTGCGGATATAATAGGCTCTCTATTTATCAGCATTCTCAAGATGATTCTTATCCCACTGGTTTTCACATCAATCACAGTAGGGATAGCTAATTTACAGGCACATTCACAGATGAATAGAATCTGGAAATTGGCTCTGATTTATTTCCTATCCACAACCTCCCTTTCAATTATAGTTGGTTTGGTTATAGTTAACGTTTTTAAACCAGGACAAGGATTAGAAATAACGCTATTTCAAGATGCTATGGACTCATTTGAAATCCAGAGCATGGGATTATCGGAATTTATTAAAACCTTTATTGCAGGTCTTTTTATTAATCCAATTAAGGCAATGGCTGAGGCAAAAATTTTGCCAACAGTAATATTTGCTATTTTTTTTGGCATTGCTGTCATCATCTCAGGCGAGAAAGCTAATAGGGTGAAAGAACTTTTAATAGAGTTGTTTGAAATTGTAATGCTTTTAGTAACATGGATTATGAAAATAGCGCCTTTAGGGATAATGGCTCTACTAATAAAGCTCGTAGCAATTCAGGATATCGAGGTTTTATCACAGTTAGGAATATTTATAAGTGTTGTCTTGTTAGGGACTCTTTTCCATGGCATAATAGATTTGCCAATTTTGTTAAAGGTATTCACTGGCATCGGACCAAAGAGGTTGTTTGCTGGAATTAGCAAGGCACTTATAACAGCCTTTTCAACGAGTTCAAGTTCAGCCACACTTCCAATCACAATGGAATGTGTAGAAAAGAATCTTGAAGTTGACAAGGATATAGCTGGATTTGTCCTTCCTCTCGGTGCTACAGCAAATATGGATGGAACCGCGCTTTATGAAGCTATGGCTGCTCTGTTTATCGCGAACATAGTCGGAATTGATCTAAATGTTGTTCAACAGATTGTTGTTTTTTTTATGGCCATAATTGCAGCTGTTGGGGCTCCGGGAATACCAAGCGCAGGAATGGTAACAATGGTAATGGTTCTCCAGTCCGTTGGATTGCCGGCAGAAGGGATTGCCATTTTGCTTCCAATAGATCGTTTCCTGGATGCCTTTAGAACTACTGTTAATGTTGAGGGGGATGCTATTGGGAGTTGTATTATTTCAACAATAATTATGAAATCTAAAGAATAA